ATCCTGGGTTTCTTCGCTGCAAAAGCAGGCATAGACGTAGTAATGGAGGGAGTTGAAACGGCTGAGGTCCTCCGAACAGGACTCAAGGCCGGGTTTCGTTATTATCAGGGCTTCTTGCTCGGGTCTCCTGGTCCTCGTCCCAGCATTTGTCCCAACATTCGCACGCTTATGCGTCGTGAACTGGAGCAGTTCGCAGACCAAGAAACCGCACGACGTAAGAGTCAATTTACTGTGATGGAGCGGCTTGAAACGGTTGTCAGGATGTACAGTCTATCCACAACCCCTTCGGAGCTGGAATCCATACTTATTGATGCCGTTTATGATCTTCCCGTGAACTGCTATCGCGTGTACGTTTGCGATCGTATGGGATACCAGATAACGCCAAACTTCACCCGCGACGACCGGGGAGAATGGAAGGTCGATACAAGCTATCGTCGACGCAACTGGGCATGGCGTCCGTATTTCTATCCAACCGTTACTCTGTGCAGGTACTTCGGCCGTGGAGTCGTCTCTGATCAGTACCTTGACCTGGAATCAAGACGTGCTACGCAAACCGCATGTTTTCCTCTGAAAAATGATTTGTTCTTGTTTGTTGACGTTGACGTCACCTGTCAGTAGAATCTAGCAACGAGCAAAACCCTCGACCTCGTGTCTTTTATGCTCGCTTTCTTCAGCAGTGCATCGAAGGAGTTAAGCGCCAATCCTGCCAGCCCGCTTAAAGACGAAATACGAATACACTATCGGAATTCAACCCACTTTTTGCGTCGCAGTTGAGCTAGCTAAAAGATAAAAAGGACAAATGACTACCCGGCATAGTGGTCGAAGTTTCTCTTCACAGAGCAATAGGATTTGGAGTAGTCAATTTTCTCACCGGCCAACACGCTCGCCAAGACGGCAATCGCTATAGACCCCATCAATAAGTCTTGACCTTTTTTGTTTATCTGTTATAGTTTGGCGTGGGGTGACATATCATGAAGACTACGCTATATGTTGATCGGAAACTCTTGCAAGAAGCCATGCAAATGGCAGGAACGAAAGGGATCACAGAGACAATCGATACTGCCCTTAGAGAGTTCGTACGCCGCAAACGCCTGGAAAAACTGGCGGCAACTCTGGGAAAAGTTGACCTGGCGATGAGCGACGAAGAACTCGGGGAGACGCGCGAAAGATGAGTGAACGATTTCTGGTGGATACGTCGGTGTGGATCGAGGCCCTTCGCCCGAGAGGGAAGCCAGAGGTAGCTTCTTGGCTAAGAGAAGCTCTGATCCGGGACGCAGTCGTGCTCATTCCCCTGGTCAAAGAAGAAATTCTTATGGGCGCTCGTGACGAAAAGCAGTTTTCTGAGCTAGAAGAGATGCTGGGAGCCCTGCCCCTGCTGAAAGAAAAGCCGGAGATCTGGGAGAGGGTTGCGTCCATCGGGTTTTCCCTGCGCAGGCAGGGACTGAGGATTCCAACATTGGATCTTCTCATTATTTGCTGGGCCCTTACCTATGAATGTACTCTCGCTCACCGTGACCACCATTTCACGCTGGCAGCGGAAAGAATTCCTGGGCTGAAAACCGTGACCCTACTGAGCAGTTGAGAAATGTACCGTGATTCACATCATGAGAAACTTATAGCTTCGAGTAGAAATTGCTCCGTTAAAAACCGGGGCGAGGTTTTCTCAATCCCTCGCCCTGGTTGCTTAAAACCACCCCTTCGCTCCGCTTCAACAAAACAAGCCCTGGCCCTCTTCCTTTCTCAATTCTACTCTTACTCCACCGTCACGCTTTTGGCCAGGTTTCGCGGTTTGTCGACATCGCAGCCGCGTTTGACCGCCATGTAATAAGCAAAGAGCTGCAAGGGGACCACGGTCAGCATCGGGGTCAAGAGAGAGTCTTCACCGGGAATAACGAAAAGTTCGTCTGTTTCCTCTTCGATGCCAGCGAGCCCTTCTTTTGCTATGCCAATCACTTCGGCCCCGCGGGCTTTGACCTCTTTAATGTTAGATATCATCTTGTCTTGGAGTTCGTCCTGGGTTACGATGGCGATGACCGGCACCCCTTTTTCGATTAGGGCTAGGGTTCCGTGCTTGAGCTCGCCCGCAGCATAGGCTTCGGCATGGACGTACGATATTTCTTTGAGCTTGAGAGCACCTTCTAAAGCCACGGCGTAATCGAGCCCCCGCCCAATAAAGAAAGTGCTCGCGGTAGCGGCATATTTCTCAGCTATCGCTTCCACTGCACCGGCTTTTTCCAGGATGGCTTCTACCTTGTCCGCGATACCTCTCAGCTCCCGAACAGTAGAGGCTATCACTTCCTCGGGCAAAGTGCCCCGCTTCTGCGCCAGGTACAGGCCGAGAAGGTACATGACCAGGAGCTGGGTAGAATAAGCCTTGGTCGAAGCTACCGCGATCTCAGGACCGGCCCATGTGTAGATCACCCTGTCGGCCTCTCTGGCTACCGAGCTCCCCACCACGTTGGTTACGGCCAGCACCCTGATGCCCTTTTTCTTAGCTTCGCGCAGGGCGGCCAGGGTGTCGGCGGTTTCGCCCGACTGGCTTATCACGATGAGCAGAGATTTATCTCCCCACAATACATCGCGGTACCTGAACTCGGAAGCGATGTCTACTTCCACCGGCAGGCAGGCCAACCGTTCTATGACGTGTTTACCCACCACCCCCGCGTGGTAGGCGGTACCACAGGCCACGATAAATACCTTTTCCACCCCATCCAAGCAGCAGTCGAGATCCACGTCCGAAAACTCAACCCGCCCCCCTTGAATCCGCCCGCGAAGGGTATCCCGTAAAGCCTGGGGTTGCTCCATTATTTCTTTGATCATGAAGTGGGGATACCCGCCTTTTTCCGCCGCCTCGGCACTCCACGTAACAGTGAACATGTCTTTGGCTACCCTCTTTCCTTCCCCGTTGGAAATGGCAACCCCGTCCCGGGTGAGGACCGCCATTTCCCGGTCTTCCAAGAGATAGACCTTCCGGGTCCGGTTCAGGATAGCCGGGATATCAGAAGCCAGGTAATACTCGTTTTCCCCCACTCCTATGACCAGAGGGCTCTGGTTCCTGACTGCCACAATCTTGTCGGGTTCGTCCGCGCAAATGACTGCCAAGGCGTAGGACCCTTCTACCGCTTCTAAAGCCCTGCGCACTGCTTCCTCCAGCGAGCCGTGGTAGTGGTGCTCCACCAGGTGAGCCAGGACCTCAGTATCCGTTTCAGAACTGAAACGGTGTCCCTCCCTTTCCAGCCACCGGCGCAGGCTGGCAAAATTCTCGATTATCCCGTTGTGGACCACGGCGATGCGTCCTTGACAGTCGGTGTGGGGGTGAGCGTTGTCATCGCTCGGAACCCCGTGGGTGGCCCAGCGGGTATGCCCTATCCCCAGACCGGATGTGGGGTGACTGCCGTTTAGAATCCCTTCCAGCCGCTCCAGCCTTCCTTCTTTCTTCAACAGCCACAAACGCTCTTCCTGAATTACCGCTATCCCGGCTGAATCGTACCCTCTATATTCGAGCCTTTTTAAACCGTCTATAATTACAGGCACGGCTTGGTTAGAGCCGATGTATCCTGTTATCCCGCACAATTCTATTACCTCCTCTTCCTCAAGACCACAACCTACCCAACCAGGTCATTCTTAATTCTTAATTCTCAATTCTTAATTCTCAATTCTCAATTCCAAATCTCCACTCGCCTTGCCTTTTGTCCCGACCGTTGCCGGTAGGTTTTGTAGCAAGGCTCACGATGGTGGCACACCGAGGGACCATCCGCCGATACTTTCGATAAGTCCCTTCCTCGTCACCCGGCACTCAGGAGTAACAGCAAGCCAATTCCAACTCCAGTTTGTATCAAAAAAGATAGCTGTGGAAACTTCCTATAAAACAGCTCAACGGCTGAGTGCCGGGGCTGGCGCTTTGTCGACACTATTAAAATATGAAAATCGCCTCCTAACGGTTACTTTTGAGCTAAAAGTATGGCCTTCCTTATCTCTTCAACCACCTCCTTCAGCATGAACTCATCCCGCCCCTGGGCCATGATCCTTATCTTGGGCTCAGTCCCTGAAGGGCGAACCAAAACCTTGCCCCATTCTCCTAACCGGATGTCTGCTTTAGCTATCACCTCCTTAACGTTGTCGTTATCCAGTATCCCTTCCTTATCTTTTAGGTCCACATTAACCAGAATCTGTGGCAATCTTTCCATCTCCAGAGCTAGTTCTGACAAGGGTAACCCAGTCTCGCGCATGACTTCAGCCAATTTCAACCCGGAGAGTAAACCGTCCCCGGTAGTGGCGTAATCTAGCAGAATAATATGACCCGACTGCTCCCCTCCCATGCGAGCCCCGGTTTCCATCATTTTTTCCAGTACATACCGGTCTCCGACCTGGCAATACTCTACCTCAACTTTCTCCCGGCGCAGGGCAATGTCGAGCCCGATGTTGCTCATCACCGTGGCCACTACCTTGCTCGGGACCAGCCTCTTCGTCCTCTGCCAGTGCAGCCCGCAGATTACCATTATTACATCCCCATCCAGGACATTACCCCGCTCATCCACAACTATAACCCGGTCTGCGTCCCCGTCATAAGCCACTCCAAAATCGGCCTTGTGTTCCAGAACCGCCCGTCGCAGCTTCTCTGGGTAAGTGGACCCACACCGGTCGTTGATGTTGATGCCATTGGGATGGTTACTTATAGAAATGACCTTGGCCCCCAGTTCCTCCCAAAGGCGGGGAGCCACACTATAAGCAGCACCGTTTGCACAGTCCACGACCACGCAGAGCCCGCTTAAGTCACGCGGTGCCCGGTAACAGCTTTTCAAGTAATCGATGTAGTTCGTTTCCGCTTCTGCCACCTCGTAGACCCGGCCGATGCCGTCACCAACTGGACGGGCCAGGTCATCCACTCCCTTTTTAACCAGTTCTTCAATCCTGTCCTCGGTTTCATCGGGCAGTTTATAGCCGTTCGCACTGAAAAACTTGATGCCATTATCCTCCATAGGGTTATGTGAAGCGGAGATAACCACTCCGCTCGAAGCTTCATACCTGCGGGTAAGGTATGCTACTGCCGGGGTGGGCACTATCCCGGCTTTGAGAACGCTCGCCCCTGTAGACAGAATCCCGGCGATCAAGGCCGCTTCCAGCATATCTCCCGATATTCTAGTATCTTTGCCGACCAGTATCCGCGGGTGGTCGAACTCCTGGGCCAACACGTAACTCCCAGCCCGACCTAATTTATATGCTAACTCTGGAGTCAGGTCTTCGTTGGCTACGCCCCGGACCCCGTCCGTACCGAATAACCTCCCCAAAACTTACCCTCCCTTTCGCTTGGCGTAGAATACCTCACAACACTTCTCACGGTATCGCTATTGAGGAATCAAGCCGCCACTGTGGCTTTGTCGAGGGGCATTAGCCCGTCCGCTCAGAGACTCCTCGCATCAATAATACCATGATTGGCTTCAAGGGTTATCTTGTCAAGCGGTTTTTTATAGGTAGTGATGATAGTTTCTGCTACTCTCAACCCGTCTACCGCCGAGCTCACGATGCCCCCGGCATAACCGGCCCCTTCCCCGCAAGGATACAGTCCCCTGACACTGACCGAGCTGTAATCAGGCCCCCGCTCGATGCGTACTGGAGCCGAAGTCCTGGTTTCTACCCCTGTCAGCACCGCTGCCGGGTCAATGAATCCTTTCATTTTGCGTCCGAACTCCGTTATCCCCTTCTGCAGGACCCGGGCGAGCTCCAATGGCAGTACCTCCCACAGGTTGGCCGGGGTCACCCCGGGTCTGTACGTGACCTGGCCGTTCGGAATCCCAGAACCAACCCGTCCCGCTAGAAAATCCTCCAGCAGCTGGGCACAAGCCCGGTATCCTCCCCGCCCTGCGGCAAAGGCCTTACGCTCCACCTCTTCCTGGAAGCTAACTCCACCAAGTGAAGTGCCATCCCAGTCCGAAGGCGCCACGGTCACCACCAAGGCACTGTTGGCGACGCCGGAGTCCCGGTCATAGTAGCTCATCCCGTTAGTAACCACCGTCTCTGGTTCGGAGGCAGCGGCTATGACGTATCCCCCCGGACACATGCAGAAGGTGTACAAGGAGCGGCCGGTTTCCCGGTCCTGGTAGGTGAGGTGGTAGTCGGCAGGTCCCAAGCGAGGATGTCCTGCCCATTGCCCGTATTGGATGGTATCTATAAGGGCCTGGGGGTGCTCGACCCTCACTCCAACGGCAAACCCCTTGGGCACGAGGCTGATGTTGCGGTCGGCTAGGAGCCGGTAAACATCCCGAGCGCCGTTGCCGGTGGCAAGCACCAACACCGAACAAGGGACCTTGACCCGGTGGTTGACGGTTATCCCCCGCACTCTGCCCGCAGCCCAGTCGATGTCGGTAAGGCGGGCACCGAAGTAGACTTCGCCTCCCCACTCGAGGATTTGGCGACGCATCCCCTCCACCACCTTGCGCAGCCGGTCGGTCCCTATGTGAGGCTTTTTCAAGTAGCGAATCTCCTCCGGGGCCCCGAAGTTTACAAAAGTCTCGAGCACCTTATCTACCCGCTCATCCCCAATGCGGGTGATCAACTTGCCGTCGGAAAAGGTCCCGGCCCCGCCTTCCCCGAACTGGACGTTCGATTCCGGGTTCAAAACCCCGTTCTGCCAGAACTCTTCTACATCCTTCGCCCGCTTTCTTACCTCGCGCCCCCGCTCGATGACTACAGGCCGGTAGCCGTATCGCGCTAGTCCTAGCGCACAAAAAAGACCTGCAGGCCCAGAACCGACAATAACCGGCGAGTAGCGCACGGTCTCTTCCCCTTCCCTCAATTTAGCGGGTAGGCGATCCTGAATTATCGATACCTCCGGTGACGCCAAAACCGCCAGGTCCAAATCGGCCCGGCTGGAAAGCTCTACATCAACCGTATAGACCAGCACCACCTTTTGCCGGCGGGCGTCCACTGCCTTCCTGGCTATGCTCCAATTCCTTAGAGAAGCCGGTTTGACCCCCAGCCTGCCTGCGGCTAAATGCTTGAGCCGGTTCTCGTTTTCTTCCAAGCCCAGCCTCAGGTTACGAATCCTTATCTTCATGGGCTCTCCTCTTTAGTAACCGGTTTAACATCGACCATGACCCGGACCCGCTCCGGGAATGCCGAGACACCCTGGGGAACGGTTACAGCGGCCTCTTCCGTGAAAGGAAGGGTATGTCCCTCCAGGCTGACGGGGGATGTCGTCACTTGCAAGGAAGGAGCCGGGGTGCCGGGAGGCCCGATCAAAGTGACCTCGGACGGCTCTGCCCGCATATCCCCCAAAACGTAGCCGTCCGGCAGCTTGCCCGTCAGAGTAGGATTAACCGCAACTTTGGTCAGGGTACGTTCCTGGCCCACAACCACGTAAACCTTTACCTGGTCTGGGATCAAGGTGATGTTATCCGTTACGGTTTCCCCCCTCGCATCTACCGCCCGCGCCGGAGCATAGAACGAAGATGTTTCAGTCCGGTCAGTCAGGTCCAAAAACGTCACCACTGAGGCTACCTTTCTCACCACTTCTTGCGGCCCTTTTACCAGGCATTTTTCTGGGACCGTAATCATGCCTTCTACAGTATAACCGGCGGGCGGAGGTTTCTGCACCCGGCAGGTCACGGGAAAGATGTTTTCTTCGGTCTTAAAAACCTGAACCTTTACCTGTTCCGGCCGGATCTTGGTCACCCGGGCCCCAGGGACGGGCTCCACTTTGACCGGCAGGGTATAGATGCCGGGCTCCAGCCCTTTGAGGTCAATGTAGGCGTTTATGTCCGAGGCTTCTTTAGGAGTACCAATTACTTCCACGGAAACCTTGTCGGTATGTGAAGCCTTCAAACCTTCCTCGAGATTGATATGGTTGAGCTTGACTCCCGTGATCTCTTTGCGGGTGATGATAACGTTCTCGTTGGTGACGAACAGCCACAGCATCACCGCCAGCACCAACGAAATAATCTTCAAACCGGTGGTATTCTTCTTACTCCCGTTCATTTGGCCACCTCAAAACCTTGAAAACCTCGCTTTTGCGGTCTCTTTTGCCCAACAATTCTCGTTCAAGAATTTCCCGCACTCCCTTCTGGTCCAGATCGCGGCTAAGCTTGCCTTCGAGAGCGCAGGAAACACTCCCCGTCTCCTCCGACACTACTATGGTCAAAGCATCGGAAACCTCGGTGATGCCAATACCGGCCCGGTGCCTGGTTCCCAGGTCCTCGGCCAAGTTAGGGTTGTCGGTCAAAGGCAGAAAACACCCAGCCCTAACTATCCTTCCGTTGCTTACAATAACCGCCCCGTCGTGCAGAGGCGTCTTGGGGGTAAATATGTTGACCAGCAACTGGGAGCTGACCAGGGCATCCAGCGGCACGCCGCTTTCGATGTAGTCTTTGATACCCGTATCTCTCTCGACGACTATCAAGGCCCCGGTCTGGGTTTGAGAGAGGATAGCAACCGCTTTAAGTATTTCTTCTATGACCGTGTCTCTATCGGTCCAGCGGGAGGTGGTGCCAGCAAAAAAATGGCCCCGTCCCAGTTGCTCCAGAGCCCGGCGCAGTTCGGGTTGGAACACGACCGGTAAAGCCACGAACAGCATGGTCCACATCTTTTCCATCAGCCAGCCCACGACTTCCAGTTGCAGGTACCGAGAACCGATAGAGAAAACGAGTAGCAACAACAGGCCCTTCAGCAGCTGTTCTGCCCGGGTGCCCCTGATCAACAAGAGTAAGCGGTAGAAAAGGTAAGACACGATGAGTATGTCCAGTAAAGAAAGCACGACCTTTATTGGGTCGGTGATGAATTCTGACAATACCGCGATGTCCAGGAAACTGCCCCCCTGTCTAGATTCTTGAACAACCTAAATTCCGCGTTTGGATGAAAAAAAGAAGCATTGACATCAAACCCCAGGGCTTCTACGATATATTTTAAGTATTCGCGTGAGGTTTTGCAAAATAAGGAACAGGTTGCAATTTATTAGAGGAGGATAAAATAGACAAGTGGGAACTGTTCTCGTAGGCACCTGCGCCTGGAGCGATCACACCGATTTTTACCCCCCTGGTCTAAAACCCACCCGACAGCTAGAATATTATGCCCAGTTTTTCCCGGTAGTGGAGATCGACAGCACCTTCTACGCGCTTCAGCCCGCTCGCAATTTTGCCGGCTGGGCTAGAAAAACTCCGGAAAACTTTGTCTTCGATGTCAAGGCCTACCGGGTGATAACCAGGCACGACCGTTCCCCTATGGACAAGGATGAGCTCGCCTACATCGTCAATCGCTTCGCCTCTTCCCTGACTCCCTTGGAAGAAGCGGGCAAGCTGAGGGCGGTTCTGCTCCAGTTTCCCCCGTTTTTCGTCTGCAACCCCCGGAATATAAGCTATCTTCTGTGGTGCCGGGAGCGGCTGGCCTCCTTCACCCTGGCGGTAGAATTCAGGCACCGCTCTTGGTTTGAGGGCGATACGCGCGACCAGACCTTGAAACTGCTCGCCGATAACCGCCTGGTCAACGTGGTCTGCGATGAGCCCCAGATTGGGCAGGGCAGTGTACCGATGGTAGCAGAGGTAACCTACCCGAAACTCGTAATCTGCCGTTTCCACGGCCGCAATGCTCAAATGTGGTACAGAAAAGGCCTGAAAACGAGCGGCGAGAGGTTTAATTACCTGTACTCGGATGAAGAACTCGAAGAGCTTCTCGGACGAGTCTTGCCCCTATCTGAGAAAGCAGAAGAAATGCACATACTGATGAACAACAACTTCGGCGATTACGCGGTGAGAAACGCCCTCCGGATTCGCGAAATGCTAGGACAGCTAGCCACAAAGCCACAGGTAGGTACAGATTCATTTAACTAGACGCAGATTAACGCTGATTAATAATAACTAAAATTTATTAAATATATAGCAGTAATTTATAATTTTATAATCATATAAAATCTGCGTTAATCAGCGTCTAATACCAATCGTTTTATAATTTTTGCCACCACGCTGACTGCGTTGCCTCTTTTCTGCAAAACCCCTTCCACTACCAGCGGCGAGGTTTGGGGAGAGAATATAAGTCCTCCGTAGCGCTGATACACGTCTTCGAAAACCGTCACATCGGTGAGGCCGAACTCGTCCTCCAGCGACATAAAAACGGTAATCCTGCCGCTTTTGGTAGGGGGCCGGTGGGGGCAGAGCAGTACCCCTGCTACCTTTACCCAGCTCCCGTCCGGCAGGGCTGCCAGGTCCCGGCTGCTTTTAAAGCCGTTCCTCTTTAGGTAACCGCGGAACCTGGCCATAAGGTGCTCCCGCGGGCTCAAACCTAAGATTTCGAACTCCATCGCGTATTTTTCGTCCTCGGTAAAATCGGGGATGTCCATTTTCGCGTCTGCCGCCTCGCCGTCATCGAAGGCGATAATCCCTTCTTTTACGTTTCCCGCCGGTTGGGGTCGAAAATACAGCTTTCGGGCCTTGACCAATAGCCGGCGCCGGTTGGTATCGAATACATCTAAGGCCCCGCACTTTATCAGGTTCTTCATTTCGTCCCGGGCCAGCCCGGTTTTCTCCCACACCTCGGTCAGGGATGCAAACGGCCGGTAAACCAGGATTTTCTTCAACCCTTCCCGGCTGAGACCTTTTACCCGGGCCAGCGGAATCCGGATGCCGCCTTTTTCCACCCGGAAGGCTTCCCCGCTCCTGTTGATGCAGGGCGGGAGTATCTTTATCCCCCTCCGCCTGGCCTCATTCAGGATAACGTGAGGAGGGTAGTAACCCATGGGCTGGTTGCTGAGAACAGCCGCGTAGAACTGGGCCGGGTAGTGGCGTAAGAGGTATGCGGTCTTGTAACTGGTGGTGGCAAAAGCGGCGGCGTGGGCTTCGCAGAAGCCGTAGCTGGCGTAACCGGCCATGGCCTTGAATATCGTCGCTGCTGCTTCCTGGGACACCCCGTTTTCCACCGCTTTCTTGATAAACTCCCGCCCCACCTCATCCATCACTTTCTGGGAACGGGCGTGGGTCATCACTTTACGCAGGCGGTCGGCCTCTCCCGGAGTGAATCTGGCAATCGCGGTGGCAATCTCGATCACCTGCTCCTGAAAAAGGATGACCCCGTAGGTCTTGGCCAGGATAGGCTCGAGCGCGGGGTGCAGGAAAGTCACCGGTTCCCGGCCCTGCCGGCGGGATATATAGGGTTCTACCATGTTGCCTTTGATCGGCCCCGGCCTTATAAGGGCCACGCTGGCCACGATGTCCTCGATATCAGAGGCCCCCAGCCGCGCCTGCAGAGCTCTCTGG
The sequence above is drawn from the Syntrophothermus lipocalidus DSM 12680 genome and encodes:
- the cdaA gene encoding diadenylate cyclase CdaA, which translates into the protein MSEFITDPIKVVLSLLDILIVSYLFYRLLLLIRGTRAEQLLKGLLLLLVFSIGSRYLQLEVVGWLMEKMWTMLFVALPVVFQPELRRALEQLGRGHFFAGTTSRWTDRDTVIEEILKAVAILSQTQTGALIVVERDTGIKDYIESGVPLDALVSSQLLVNIFTPKTPLHDGAVIVSNGRIVRAGCFLPLTDNPNLAEDLGTRHRAGIGITEVSDALTIVVSEETGSVSCALEGKLSRDLDQKGVREILERELLGKRDRKSEVFKVLRWPNERE
- the glmS gene encoding glutamine--fructose-6-phosphate transaminase (isomerizing), whose product is MCGITGYIGSNQAVPVIIDGLKRLEYRGYDSAGIAVIQEERLWLLKKEGRLERLEGILNGSHPTSGLGIGHTRWATHGVPSDDNAHPHTDCQGRIAVVHNGIIENFASLRRWLEREGHRFSSETDTEVLAHLVEHHYHGSLEEAVRRALEAVEGSYALAVICADEPDKIVAVRNQSPLVIGVGENEYYLASDIPAILNRTRKVYLLEDREMAVLTRDGVAISNGEGKRVAKDMFTVTWSAEAAEKGGYPHFMIKEIMEQPQALRDTLRGRIQGGRVEFSDVDLDCCLDGVEKVFIVACGTAYHAGVVGKHVIERLACLPVEVDIASEFRYRDVLWGDKSLLIVISQSGETADTLAALREAKKKGIRVLAVTNVVGSSVAREADRVIYTWAGPEIAVASTKAYSTQLLVMYLLGLYLAQKRGTLPEEVIASTVRELRGIADKVEAILEKAGAVEAIAEKYAATASTFFIGRGLDYAVALEGALKLKEISYVHAEAYAAGELKHGTLALIEKGVPVIAIVTQDELQDKMISNIKEVKARGAEVIGIAKEGLAGIEEETDELFVIPGEDSLLTPMLTVVPLQLFAYYMAVKRGCDVDKPRNLAKSVTVE
- the glmM gene encoding phosphoglucosamine mutase — protein: MGRLFGTDGVRGVANEDLTPELAYKLGRAGSYVLAQEFDHPRILVGKDTRISGDMLEAALIAGILSTGASVLKAGIVPTPAVAYLTRRYEASSGVVISASHNPMEDNGIKFFSANGYKLPDETEDRIEELVKKGVDDLARPVGDGIGRVYEVAEAETNYIDYLKSCYRAPRDLSGLCVVVDCANGAAYSVAPRLWEELGAKVISISNHPNGININDRCGSTYPEKLRRAVLEHKADFGVAYDGDADRVIVVDERGNVLDGDVIMVICGLHWQRTKRLVPSKVVATVMSNIGLDIALRREKVEVEYCQVGDRYVLEKMMETGARMGGEQSGHIILLDYATTGDGLLSGLKLAEVMRETGLPLSELALEMERLPQILVNVDLKDKEGILDNDNVKEVIAKADIRLGEWGKVLVRPSGTEPKIRIMAQGRDEFMLKEVVEEIRKAILLAQK
- a CDS encoding type II toxin-antitoxin system VapB family antitoxin → MKTTLYVDRKLLQEAMQMAGTKGITETIDTALREFVRRKRLEKLAATLGKVDLAMSDEELGETRER
- a CDS encoding NAD(P)/FAD-dependent oxidoreductase, whose translation is MKIRIRNLRLGLEENENRLKHLAAGRLGVKPASLRNWSIARKAVDARRQKVVLVYTVDVELSSRADLDLAVLASPEVSIIQDRLPAKLREGEETVRYSPVIVGSGPAGLFCALGLARYGYRPVVIERGREVRKRAKDVEEFWQNGVLNPESNVQFGEGGAGTFSDGKLITRIGDERVDKVLETFVNFGAPEEIRYLKKPHIGTDRLRKVVEGMRRQILEWGGEVYFGARLTDIDWAAGRVRGITVNHRVKVPCSVLVLATGNGARDVYRLLADRNISLVPKGFAVGVRVEHPQALIDTIQYGQWAGHPRLGPADYHLTYQDRETGRSLYTFCMCPGGYVIAAASEPETVVTNGMSYYDRDSGVANSALVVTVAPSDWDGTSLGGVSFQEEVERKAFAAGRGGYRACAQLLEDFLAGRVGSGIPNGQVTYRPGVTPANLWEVLPLELARVLQKGITEFGRKMKGFIDPAAVLTGVETRTSAPVRIERGPDYSSVSVRGLYPCGEGAGYAGGIVSSAVDGLRVAETIITTYKKPLDKITLEANHGIIDARSL
- a CDS encoding EAL domain-containing protein — encoded protein: MSHRLGMDDVFPFFQPVLAADTCDVWGYEVLGRVSTPHGPKSLGPFFHDPTVPAREKLEVDRLIREKALKVLMQAGPTRFTLLLNIQPQWLLPFLDNRERFLTLQYIESFRIDPEKIVIEISETEFSGDMEQLALLVDKYRQAGCRIAIDDVGCRLSNFDRIAALKPDILKVDTRLALASGYDQTAQNVLDILGFFAAKAGIDVVMEGVETAEVLRTGLKAGFRYYQGFLLGSPGPRPSICPNIRTLMRRELEQFADQETARRKSQFTVMERLETVVRMYSLSTTPSELESILIDAVYDLPVNCYRVYVCDRMGYQITPNFTRDDRGEWKVDTSYRRRNWAWRPYFYPTVTLCRYFGRGVVSDQYLDLESRRATQTACFPLKNDLFLFVDVDVTCQ
- a CDS encoding DUF72 domain-containing protein; protein product: MGTVLVGTCAWSDHTDFYPPGLKPTRQLEYYAQFFPVVEIDSTFYALQPARNFAGWARKTPENFVFDVKAYRVITRHDRSPMDKDELAYIVNRFASSLTPLEEAGKLRAVLLQFPPFFVCNPRNISYLLWCRERLASFTLAVEFRHRSWFEGDTRDQTLKLLADNRLVNVVCDEPQIGQGSVPMVAEVTYPKLVICRFHGRNAQMWYRKGLKTSGERFNYLYSDEELEELLGRVLPLSEKAEEMHILMNNNFGDYAVRNALRIREMLGQLATKPQVGTDSFN
- the vapC gene encoding type II toxin-antitoxin system VapC family toxin encodes the protein MSERFLVDTSVWIEALRPRGKPEVASWLREALIRDAVVLIPLVKEEILMGARDEKQFSELEEMLGALPLLKEKPEIWERVASIGFSLRRQGLRIPTLDLLIICWALTYECTLAHRDHHFTLAAERIPGLKTVTLLSS
- a CDS encoding CdaR family protein, whose product is MNGSKKNTTGLKIISLVLAVMLWLFVTNENVIITRKEITGVKLNHINLEEGLKASHTDKVSVEVIGTPKEASDINAYIDLKGLEPGIYTLPVKVEPVPGARVTKIRPEQVKVQVFKTEENIFPVTCRVQKPPPAGYTVEGMITVPEKCLVKGPQEVVRKVASVVTFLDLTDRTETSSFYAPARAVDARGETVTDNITLIPDQVKVYVVVGQERTLTKVAVNPTLTGKLPDGYVLGDMRAEPSEVTLIGPPGTPAPSLQVTTSPVSLEGHTLPFTEEAAVTVPQGVSAFPERVRVMVDVKPVTKEESP